The Ostrea edulis chromosome 1, xbOstEdul1.1, whole genome shotgun sequence genomic sequence ttttgatacactaaagcaatatacacatatgtatgaaataatcagccaggtattctttgcttttttaaaaaaatgcataaaaccaatattggtatatataacagttacacaacctacaacacctattgagaatgttacatcggaaaagtaaattaaaaaaaaagatatataaaatacttcaaattcagatataaacgttatatttgttcggaatagtaatattttttcccctgccaaacaaagaaaactAATAAGAAGTTCGCATATAGCCTATAGGCCATCGCGGGCCCCgtggggttttctgaaagtgtgcacggggaacacacgtgtttccgtttcaacgaaaacaacacagcttcactGTGATTGTCACAGCGAaggcttgtattttacatctttaaaccgacctgatgtcagaagaagatgcccttgatctcctgttgcaggatgacccagacgatcatgcattcagtataaacatgtacatgtacgttgatgtagccacataggccgactagaaAAAAATTGGCAgttttgtcatgttatgaaaaattcgcgatttgatgccataatttttcgtttcattaaagaaaatatttatattttatgatttctaaaccaagtgaataacaTCTAATTGTTTAGTAAGAACTGACATCATTTAATCTGTCCTGGTCCGGCATTAATCCGTCTGATTAACACCCCCCTTTTTCCAGAATTTTCTCCTTACCTTACGTGCGAGTGAAAGAAATGGGTGGATTTAGTGTGCAATGAGAAGGgggatggggtggttttaatcagactggttATTCATGACCGCTGGTGAGGCtattttccaggatttttccatgtgtataaaaaattatctttctatgaaaagaaaacacaatctgttaggaaaacacatattacgtcattgtaatgatagaatttattatcataatttgaattattttcttcatattgtaacagaaatataaacgaaATGTGTGTATGGGCcgaagtgggggaggggggggggggtacgtaacatcaatcaaagtctgattatgacaggttaatgaaaaatcatatagatttctcttttatccaaatgcatgtattttatatacactgagTAGCCTTATGAACATAAATTACAtatgatccatacatgctggtactggtatgctatgagctatgatcttgcctagattttctctaatttcaactaaatccacaccccatcagaataccatgcaaggggatttagacactgtgtaccatgaagaaccaattcaattctacttttatatctGGAGTAATatactttccctcagagttgcAGTATTTTCGCAGGACCAGAATTTcttcagtacccccccccccccccccccttgtatATGATAGGCATAATGCTGACACCTACAtgatgcatatctttttttttcattacgcactctgctacactcgcaatgtataataaaatattccattcatttctaactCATCCCCTaccaaatgtcacttcaaatacagggtatCTGTATCTTTAAATTTGAGCTGCActtaagtgcgaaactgtcccttgctaccatgaaacatcaggggcggatccaggaattacgGTTACGGGgcgcgccactttatgaggcagggggtctggggaccACCTTGAGGTGGGGCCCAGGGggcaaagcccccggaagctcttagattttgcagattttatagggcttgaaatgtctcctatttaagtcatttgtactattttttatcatttttaatatggcgaaattagtaaaatgacgtaaattttacaggtttttggaaaaaattaagttctcccaattaaaaaattcaataaataaaaagattttgtcatttatttcctcgggagtggaagaaagtattgcttttattatcgtttagtacatttttctaaacaagataggccaataccacgatttaccttaaatttgaaaattttagggggggggggggctgtgccccccccccccttaaatccgccacagaacatattttgctttaaaacataaaccaacaatccttaattgtaatttcttttcatctttaaaaagggtattgacatcACAATATCTAGTGGAAAGTTCCCAGGTATCGTCCGCTAGTGACAGTCTACCTGCAAagccagacatgcattggaaggatgctgatatgaaggacacagggacacctgatccaagaactgcGGCTTTTCATTCGGAGCGACAGCCTGgcattcagttggtatgactctttgaggttgaatatagggttaaatctctatacatttggttaacattcaaataaatccagataatacattcacaaatggaatcatggcgtCATGATACACGGATAtgcgtgtaccattttactgtttttactgcattactaggtatcacatacatacaaaaagagaccaaaaaaaaaaaaaaaccggaaaattattattctttttctaattataaggtatgacaagttttctaaatgctgacaaatatggtatggtggccaatactgattttatttgcaatttcctttcagatatgggacccgattattcagagaactgcagattttatgaagctgtttttgacagaagatttggttttctccatctgtgttgccaccaaccattatgctgagatggtcatatctaggggggaggattgtcattatgcttcccaaggaagttcgcAGCCTTTCACTGAAGAGGaattgtacaggtattactagttttaaagtaccgatattgtgacagtgattttcagtttaaaacgaataataaaatgcataataaaacgattatctttaccaaaattaatcttgctGTGCGTCTAACTAATTTATTagatgtgtactacaattacctctgataaaatatcataagtaattaaatgtaTACTTGcaattttcagagggccttgactataaaaaatatttacagagccaattgagcattcaaaagctctgatgatacattagtatttagggctaagtattaagaaattctttttccCCCAGATTTTtgggcattatcttatacatgtctgCTGTGAAGTTCCGTTCGAtggacagatattggtcaatgcatgcccctatcggaacaacccaggacagtgtatcaagaatgatgtctagaaatagattttaagaggttgaatataagaacatttttgttaaatatgatgcaagtacatttaaatctagtgattgaaagtaagtactcgTTGAACTTGGAGAGGAAAATCGGGTAGGTTTTTTtaataacatttgataaggtgctgttgcttagcaaccaaatatatttgaatgcaaaaaattaaattattttagattaataataaagatctttgttttaatgttgcaatatttattctaattagtggaacataatggcaaaacgtcatattattagaaaatgatggatatgtacaatgtatataaagtacaaagtttccattttatgacctttgaccttaattctcatcatcatatttttttgttaaaaacattctaaaatgattaagatatatttaaagattatatttttaaaataatgtgacatttactaatcatcattcaatgtaattatgtttaaattgtgtcgaatgtatgcagaaaggcaaattatggtcaaaattgtactatgggtgttgttacttagcaaccaaaatattcgtttgtcaataaaattgattaatttgattgtgatgtgtttgtagtattttcaaaggcacatcagctcatgcatttagaatttcctatttttgactctaatctagtgagaggggtcgtaatatatatatttcagagagaaaaaaaatgcaaaaatgtgcacttatatgacctaTGACCCCGTATAcctctttgaggtcatgggataccttgacaaactttataagaaattattccctatccaattcctaacaaaattatatgtcatatgcctatcccaaatcgtgatacatgcagatttaagtcgatgtaaaaatattgtcatttagtctttaaaaacctctaaaatgtgccggtagagaaagggttaaagcAAAGGTGCTACACAATCCACCAACACTCGACTAAAAGGTTC encodes the following:
- the LOC130049112 gene encoding uncharacterized protein LOC130049112, which gives rise to MHWKDADMKDTGTPDPRTAAFHSERQPGIQLIWDPIIQRTADFMKLFLTEDLVFSICVATNHYAEMVISRGEDCHYASQGSSQPFTEEELYRFLGIILYMSAVKFRSMDRYWSMHAPIGTTQDSVSRMMSRNRF